The proteins below are encoded in one region of Metabacillus dongyingensis:
- a CDS encoding sigma-70 family RNA polymerase sigma factor produces MIEEKRFEELVKQYQKMIYYHIKHLNITKNQEEYHQIGLIALWNASKTYDNSKGTFSTYLYKCIRGQLLNEMNKQIRRQEHEELREHHNDVMMEDDPIKEMLNEQIVRSYSHILSPMQQKWLIGYCIEKKTPSEIAESEKVSAASVKSWRREALKKIKALPDESQV; encoded by the coding sequence ATGATTGAAGAAAAAAGGTTTGAAGAACTTGTAAAGCAGTATCAAAAAATGATTTATTATCACATTAAGCATTTGAACATTACAAAAAATCAGGAAGAATATCATCAAATTGGACTTATCGCATTGTGGAATGCTTCAAAAACCTATGACAATTCTAAAGGCACCTTCAGCACCTATCTTTATAAGTGCATAAGAGGCCAGCTTCTTAATGAAATGAACAAACAAATCAGAAGGCAAGAACACGAGGAGCTTCGTGAACATCATAACGATGTGATGATGGAGGATGATCCTATTAAGGAAATGTTAAACGAGCAAATTGTCCGCTCATATAGTCATATCCTGTCTCCGATGCAGCAGAAATGGCTGATTGGCTATTGCATTGAAAAGAAAACGCCATCTGAAATTGCAGAGAGCGAAAAAGTAAGTGCGGCCAGTGTGAAATCATGGAGAAGAGAGGCATTAAAGAAGATCAAAGCCTTACCAGACGAATCACAAGTCTGA
- a CDS encoding SDR family oxidoreductase, translating into MNVLIAGANGKTGRHIIEQIARGGEHRAIAMVRDPKQEKELKKLGAQTVVGDLEGDVSHAVHLADAVIFAAGSGSKTGPDKTISVDQEGAKNLIDAAKEHRIQHFVMLSSMGTDNPSAGPDSMEQYFKAKAIADEYLRGSDLSYTIVRPGALTDERAIGKIEASQKIENKENRSISREDVAAVLIASLTHEEVKNKTFEILSGETDIEEALKFIY; encoded by the coding sequence ATGAACGTATTAATTGCAGGAGCTAACGGAAAAACAGGGAGACATATAATAGAACAAATTGCACGCGGAGGCGAGCATCGCGCCATCGCAATGGTGCGGGATCCAAAGCAGGAAAAAGAGCTAAAGAAGCTGGGTGCCCAAACCGTTGTCGGCGATCTTGAAGGAGATGTATCACATGCGGTTCATCTCGCTGATGCAGTCATTTTTGCAGCCGGATCAGGTTCAAAAACGGGACCTGATAAAACGATTTCAGTTGACCAGGAAGGGGCTAAAAACCTGATTGACGCAGCTAAGGAACATCGGATTCAGCATTTTGTCATGCTGAGTTCTATGGGGACAGATAATCCTTCAGCAGGTCCTGACTCAATGGAGCAGTATTTTAAGGCAAAGGCAATTGCAGATGAATATCTGCGCGGATCTGATCTCTCCTATACAATTGTGAGACCTGGTGCACTGACGGATGAAAGAGCAATAGGGAAGATTGAAGCGTCCCAAAAAATAGAGAACAAAGAAAACCGCAGCATTTCCCGTGAAGACGTGGCAGCAGTTTTGATTGCTTCACTTACTCATGAAGAAGTGAAAAACAAAACGTTTGAAATCCTCTCTGGTGAAACTGACATAGAGGAAGCATTAAAATTTATTTATTAA